A genomic window from Trueperaceae bacterium includes:
- a CDS encoding TlpA disulfide reductase family protein, giving the protein MSAYQLGPFVLGAPRFYAALGLVVLVLAAEVAAWRGRLVARGAEHRARAGHGEVAAPGEEEPALPAEGLETAPPSAAWAWNAALAVLVGARLGFVLENLGAFVARPLEVLQFWQGGFSPWWGVGAGALTAAWSVARRRVAVGAVALSAVLALGAWLGVPALLTPAEQQARRLPGLVLERLEGGELDLASLRGQPVVINMWATWCPPCRRELPMLASAARTYPDVRFVFADQAESREAVLAYLAERQELELPDVVLDANASLSGEFGTIGLPTTLFFDAEGNHVLTHAGELSSVLVVNYLADLRRGER; this is encoded by the coding sequence GTGTCGGCCTACCAGTTAGGCCCCTTCGTGCTCGGCGCGCCGAGGTTCTACGCGGCGCTCGGCCTGGTAGTGCTGGTGCTCGCTGCCGAGGTGGCGGCGTGGCGGGGCAGGCTGGTCGCGCGCGGGGCGGAGCATCGCGCGCGAGCCGGACATGGTGAGGTGGCCGCTCCCGGAGAGGAGGAGCCCGCTCTTCCCGCGGAGGGGCTCGAAACTGCGCCTCCCTCCGCCGCCTGGGCGTGGAACGCCGCGCTGGCCGTCCTGGTGGGCGCCCGCCTCGGCTTCGTCCTCGAGAACCTGGGCGCCTTCGTCGCCCGGCCGCTCGAGGTGCTCCAGTTCTGGCAGGGCGGGTTCTCGCCGTGGTGGGGAGTCGGCGCCGGAGCGTTGACAGCCGCGTGGTCGGTGGCCAGGCGGAGAGTGGCCGTGGGCGCGGTCGCGCTGTCGGCGGTCCTCGCTCTCGGAGCCTGGCTCGGGGTCCCGGCGCTGCTCACCCCCGCCGAGCAGCAGGCGCGTCGCCTGCCAGGCCTCGTGCTCGAGAGGCTAGAGGGCGGCGAGCTCGACCTCGCGTCGCTGCGGGGACAGCCGGTCGTGATCAACATGTGGGCCACGTGGTGCCCGCCGTGCCGCCGCGAGCTGCCGATGCTGGCGTCGGCGGCGCGCACCTACCCCGACGTACGCTTCGTCTTCGCCGACCAGGCGGAGTCGCGCGAGGCCGTCCTGGCCTACCTGGCCGAACGCCAGGAGCTGGAGCTGCCTGACGTCGTGCTGGACGCGAACGCGAGCCTCTCCGGCGAGTTCGGCACCATCGGCCTGCCCACCACGTTGTTCTTCGACGCCGAGGGGAACCACGTGCTCACGCACGCGGGCGAGCTGTCGTCGGTGCTGGTGGTCAACTACCTGGCCGACCTCAGGCGCGGGGAGCGGTAG